From the genome of Eucalyptus grandis isolate ANBG69807.140 chromosome 2, ASM1654582v1, whole genome shotgun sequence, one region includes:
- the LOC104418312 gene encoding alpha-mannosidase I MNS5 isoform X1: MAPRRLGALLMVFLVISPALLDRSVAEPDSRWEAKRRLLREKVRRMFYHAYDNYMTHAFPHDELKPLTKTFTDSLSELGNLKLEHLPQDYNGSALTLIESLSSLVILGNNTEFEKAVFWLSENLRFDVDARINLFECNIRVLGGLVSAHILATDSTDRLVQGSYKNQLLFLAKDLGERFLPAFDTPTGLPYAWINLKHGVTADETTETSTSGCGSLILEMGTLSRLTGDPRFESAALRALRKLWSMRSSLNLLGTTLDVETGEWIEYSSGIGAGVDSFYEYLFKAYILFGKEDYWRMFHSAYLAVQKYFRHGPWYHEADMRTGKATYWQLTSLQAFWPGLQVLVGDVAAANSTHREFVHVWKKFGVIPERYLLDHQMVHPTEKYYPLRPELAESTFYLYQATKDPWYIEVGESMVNSLNQYTKVEGGFASVRDVTTMQLEDHQHSFFLAETCKYLYLLFDDQFLVNQNYVFTTEGHPLPVTRDWQERLPETFIPSNWTFVEADKRTRRASAMSLRLCPASSTPSHGQRMESACHIPDAWDSHRCSTDEECGIDSSTCRRRSCSMAGYCGLWLSL; this comes from the exons ATGGCTCCTCGCCGTCTCGGGGCCTTGCTGATGGTGTTCCTCGTGATCTCGCCGGCGCTCCTCGATCGGTCGGTGGCCGAGCCGGATTCGCGCTGGGAAGCTAAGCGGAGGCTCCTGAGGGAGAAAGTTCGCCGGAT GTTTTACCATGCATATGACAACTATATGACCCATGCTTTTCCG CATGATGAGCTAAAGCCTCTAACGAAAACTTTCACGGACTCTCTTAGTGAGCTTGGCAATCTTAAG CTTGAGCACCTACCACAAGACTACAATGGATCCGCCCTTACGCTGATAGAATCATTATCTAG CCTCGTTATATTGGGAAATAATACCGAGTTTGAGAAGGCAGTTTTTTGGCTTTCTGAAAATCTCAGATTTGATGTTGATGCTCGAATAAATCTTTTTGAG TGCAACATAAGAGTTCTTGGAGGACTTGTTTCTGCTCATATTCTTGCCACTGATTCTACAGACAGGTTGGTTCAAGGGTCTTACAAGAACCAGCTGCTTTTCCTAGCAAAAGATCTAGGTGAACGCTTTCTACCCGCATTTGATACACCAACTGGATTGCCATACGCTTGGATTAATTTGAAG CATGGAGTAACGGCTGATGAGACTACTGAAACAAGCACCTCTGGGTGTG GTTCATTGATTCTTGAAATGGGCACATTATCACGACTAACTGGAGACCCCAGGTTTGAGTCTGCTGCTTTACGTGCACTTCGCAAATTATGGAGCATGAGGAGTTCCTTAAATTTACTGGGGACAACTCTAGATGTGGAAACGGGAGAATGGATCGAGTATTCCTCTGGGATTGGGGCTG GAGTTGATTCCTTCTATGAGTATTTATTCAAAGCTTATATTTTATTCGGGAAGGAGGACTACTGGAGAATGTTTCACTCTGCTTATCTTGCTGTACAGAAATACTTTAGACATGGTCCTTG GTATCATGAAGCTGACATGAGAACGGGAAAAGCAACTTACTGGCAGCTGACAAGCCTTCAAGCATTTTGGCCTGGGTTACAG GTTCTTGTTGGGGATGTTGCTGCTGCAAATTCGACACACCGTGAATTTGTTCATGTGTGGAAGAAGTTTGGGGTTATACCAGAGAGGTACTTGCTTGATCATCAAATGGTTCATCCAACAGAGAAGTACTATCCTCTCCGCCCTGAATTGGCCGAGTCCACATTCTACTTATATCAAGCAACGAAAG ATCCATGGTACATAGAAGTGGGTGAGTCAATGGTTAATTCCCTTAATCAATATACCAAAGTGGAAGGAGGATTTGCGAGCGTCAGGGACGTAACAACGATGCAACTGGAAGATCATCAGCACAGTTTCTTTCTTGCTGAAAC GTGCAAGTATTTGTATCTTCTCTTTGATGATCAATTTTTGGTCAATCAGAACTATGTATTCACAACAGAGGGTCACCCTCTTCCTGTAACGAGAGATTGGCAAGAGAGGCTTCCGGAGACCTTCATTCCTTCCAACTGGACCTTTGTCGAG GCGGACAAGCGAACGAGAAGAGCAAGTGCCATGTCTTTGCGACTCTGTCCTGCATCGAGCACCCCTTCACATGGACAGAGAATGGAGAGCGCTTGTCACATCCCCGATGCATGGGACAGCCACAGGTGTTCAACCGATGAAGAGTGTGGCATCGACTCCAGCACTTGCAGACGGAGATCATGCAGCATGGCAGGCTACTGTGGGCTCTGGCTGTCCTTGTGA
- the LOC104418312 gene encoding alpha-mannosidase I MNS5 isoform X2, with protein sequence MWMLLSLLRFYHAYDNYMTHAFPHDELKPLTKTFTDSLSELGNLKLEHLPQDYNGSALTLIESLSSLVILGNNTEFEKAVFWLSENLRFDVDARINLFECNIRVLGGLVSAHILATDSTDRLVQGSYKNQLLFLAKDLGERFLPAFDTPTGLPYAWINLKHGVTADETTETSTSGCGSLILEMGTLSRLTGDPRFESAALRALRKLWSMRSSLNLLGTTLDVETGEWIEYSSGIGAGVDSFYEYLFKAYILFGKEDYWRMFHSAYLAVQKYFRHGPWYHEADMRTGKATYWQLTSLQAFWPGLQVLVGDVAAANSTHREFVHVWKKFGVIPERYLLDHQMVHPTEKYYPLRPELAESTFYLYQATKDPWYIEVGESMVNSLNQYTKVEGGFASVRDVTTMQLEDHQHSFFLAETCKYLYLLFDDQFLVNQNYVFTTEGHPLPVTRDWQERLPETFIPSNWTFVEADKRTRRASAMSLRLCPASSTPSHGQRMESACHIPDAWDSHRCSTDEECGIDSSTCRRRSCSMAGYCGLWLSL encoded by the exons ATGTGGATGTTGCTTTCACTGTTGAG GTTTTACCATGCATATGACAACTATATGACCCATGCTTTTCCG CATGATGAGCTAAAGCCTCTAACGAAAACTTTCACGGACTCTCTTAGTGAGCTTGGCAATCTTAAG CTTGAGCACCTACCACAAGACTACAATGGATCCGCCCTTACGCTGATAGAATCATTATCTAG CCTCGTTATATTGGGAAATAATACCGAGTTTGAGAAGGCAGTTTTTTGGCTTTCTGAAAATCTCAGATTTGATGTTGATGCTCGAATAAATCTTTTTGAG TGCAACATAAGAGTTCTTGGAGGACTTGTTTCTGCTCATATTCTTGCCACTGATTCTACAGACAGGTTGGTTCAAGGGTCTTACAAGAACCAGCTGCTTTTCCTAGCAAAAGATCTAGGTGAACGCTTTCTACCCGCATTTGATACACCAACTGGATTGCCATACGCTTGGATTAATTTGAAG CATGGAGTAACGGCTGATGAGACTACTGAAACAAGCACCTCTGGGTGTG GTTCATTGATTCTTGAAATGGGCACATTATCACGACTAACTGGAGACCCCAGGTTTGAGTCTGCTGCTTTACGTGCACTTCGCAAATTATGGAGCATGAGGAGTTCCTTAAATTTACTGGGGACAACTCTAGATGTGGAAACGGGAGAATGGATCGAGTATTCCTCTGGGATTGGGGCTG GAGTTGATTCCTTCTATGAGTATTTATTCAAAGCTTATATTTTATTCGGGAAGGAGGACTACTGGAGAATGTTTCACTCTGCTTATCTTGCTGTACAGAAATACTTTAGACATGGTCCTTG GTATCATGAAGCTGACATGAGAACGGGAAAAGCAACTTACTGGCAGCTGACAAGCCTTCAAGCATTTTGGCCTGGGTTACAG GTTCTTGTTGGGGATGTTGCTGCTGCAAATTCGACACACCGTGAATTTGTTCATGTGTGGAAGAAGTTTGGGGTTATACCAGAGAGGTACTTGCTTGATCATCAAATGGTTCATCCAACAGAGAAGTACTATCCTCTCCGCCCTGAATTGGCCGAGTCCACATTCTACTTATATCAAGCAACGAAAG ATCCATGGTACATAGAAGTGGGTGAGTCAATGGTTAATTCCCTTAATCAATATACCAAAGTGGAAGGAGGATTTGCGAGCGTCAGGGACGTAACAACGATGCAACTGGAAGATCATCAGCACAGTTTCTTTCTTGCTGAAAC GTGCAAGTATTTGTATCTTCTCTTTGATGATCAATTTTTGGTCAATCAGAACTATGTATTCACAACAGAGGGTCACCCTCTTCCTGTAACGAGAGATTGGCAAGAGAGGCTTCCGGAGACCTTCATTCCTTCCAACTGGACCTTTGTCGAG GCGGACAAGCGAACGAGAAGAGCAAGTGCCATGTCTTTGCGACTCTGTCCTGCATCGAGCACCCCTTCACATGGACAGAGAATGGAGAGCGCTTGTCACATCCCCGATGCATGGGACAGCCACAGGTGTTCAACCGATGAAGAGTGTGGCATCGACTCCAGCACTTGCAGACGGAGATCATGCAGCATGGCAGGCTACTGTGGGCTCTGGCTGTCCTTGTGA
- the LOC104418303 gene encoding U-box domain-containing protein 38 encodes MGGGNGRRRRWIPSFGRSSSSASNSSAAKDPPPREFLCPVTGSLMADPVVVSSGQTFERVCAEVCRDLGFAPALDDGARPDFAALIENQALKRAILNWCDKSGSPPPRPPDYGSVESAVRSKIAAEDAEKVGPIPVIRDSEKELLRGVAENPPMIYSHAVSAVGPRVNHFYSSSSEESVVLPATPETPLPLTTRPSCFSPWSSSEIVEGETSGSAPNPEEENLLAKLESAELLDQEQGLLLLRKITRTKEESRISLCTPRMIAALKPLLAARHDAVQVNAVASLVNLSLGNGNKVKIVRSGVVPPLIDVLKGGCVEAQEHAAGALFSLALEDDNKMAIGVLGALPPLLHALRSESERTRHDSALALYNLTLVQTNRIKLVKLNAVSALLGMLKSRNLANRVLLILCNLAACVEGRSAMLDANAVAILVELLRRKEVGSEATRENCVAALYAMSHGSMRFKGLARDAKAVEALREVEEKGTDRAREKARRLMEIMRGREQDEEEDPDGLVPSESGGFTRTRYRLGGFGSDGRNLYGANTADF; translated from the coding sequence ATGGGCGGCGGCAACGGAAGGCGGCGCCGCTGGATTCCCTCCTtcggccgctcctcctcctccgccagcAACTCCTCCGCCGCGAAGGACCCGCCGCCGCGGGAGTTCCTGTGCCCCGTCACCGGGTCCCTCATGGCGGACCCCGTGGTCGTCTCGTCGGGCCAGACCTTCGAGCGGGTCTGCGCCGAGGTGTGCCGGGACCTGGGGTTCGCGCCCGCCCTGGACGACGGCGCCCGGCCCGACTTCGCCGCGCTCATCGAGAACCAAGCCCTCAAGAGGGCGATCCTCAACTGGTGCGACAAATCGGGGTCCCCGCCCCCGCGGCCGCCGGACTACGGCTCCGTCGAGAGCGCCGTGCGGTCCAAGATCGCCGCCGAGGACGCGGAGAAGGTGGGGCCGATCCCCGTGATTAGGGATTCGGAGAAGGAGCTGCTGAGGGGAGTCGCGGAGAACCCGCCGATGATATACTCGCACGCGGTGAGCGCGGTCGGTCCCCGCGTCAACCACTTCTACTCGAGCTCGTCGGAGGAATCCGTGGTGCTCCCGGCGACCCCGGAGACGCCGTTGCCGCTGACCACGAGGCCCTCCTGCTTCTCGCCGTGGAGCTCGTCGGAGATCGTGGAGGGCGAGACCTCGGGCTCGGCTCCTAATCCGGAGGAGGAGAACCTGCTGGCGAAGCTGGAGAGCGCCGAGCTTCTGGACCAGGAGCAGGGCTTGCTCTTGCTGCGGAAGATCACGAGGACGAAGGAGGAGAGCAGGATTTCCCTGTGCACGCCGAGGATGATCGCCGCGCTCAAGCCGCTCCTGGCCGCGCGGCACGACGCGGTGCAGGTAAATGCCGTTGCTTCGCTGGTCAATTTGTCGCTGGGGAATGGGAACAAGGTGAAAATAGTGAGGTCCGGCGTCGTGCCCCCGTTGATCGATGTGTTGAAGGGAGGTTGTGTCGAAGCGCAAGAGCATGCTGCGGGCGCATTGTTTAGCTTAGCTTTGGAGGATGATAATAAGATGGCGATTGGAGTCTTAGGTGCTTTGCCGCCTCTTTTACACGCGCTTAGATCGGAGAGCGAGCGCACGAGGCATGATTCGGCGCTTGCTCTGTATAATCTGACTCTGGTGCAGACCAATAGGATCAAACTGGTGAAGCTTAATGCGGTGTCGGCTCTGTTGGGGATGCTGAAATCTAGGAACTTGGCCAACCGGGTATTGCTCATTCTGTGCAATCTGGCTGCCTGCGTGGAAGGAAGGTCGGCCATGCTTGACGCCAATGCGGTGGCGATTCTAGTTGAGCTTCTTAGAAGGAAGGAGGTGGGGTCTGAGGCAACCAGAGAGAATTGCGTGGCAGCACTCTATGCAATGAGTCACGGGAGTATGAGGTTTAAAGGGTTGGCGAGGGATGCAAAAGCGGTGGAGGCCTTGAGGGAGGTCGAGGAGAAGGGGACTGATCGAGCAAGAGAGAAGGCTAGGAGGTTGATGGAAATCATGAGGGGAAGAGAGCAAGACGAGGAAGAGGATCCTGACGGGTTGGTGCCCTCGGAATCAGGCGGATTTACCAGGACTCGATACCGATTGGGCGGCTTCGGGTCTGATGGGAGGAATTTGTACGGTGCAAACACTGCTGATTTCTAA